The nucleotide sequence TTATATTCACTTGCATAATTCCAAATGGATATGATATGGCTTACATTTTTACAGTTATTATCCATCAATGATGTCATTATTTTTCTTAAAAATTCTTCTTCTCTTTTTTCTTTTCTTTGCTCTAACCTTATCATTTTTTGTACTTCTTGATGAATTTTTGCTATCCCTTTCTCTAATCCAATCAATGAGAACTGATTAAGTAGATCAAGTGCATTCAAAACCCTTTGTTGATTTTCTTTTGATTCCCCCTTGAAAAAAATTTCTTTTGTATTAATTTGATTAGGGTCCAGGTAAGCCATGAATACTAAAATAACATATGCTTGCTGTCCAACATTTTTTTCTTCTTTTATTTTATCAATGTTAACCTTCAAAGCTTTAAAAGATTTTTTATTAACAACTTGTGTCTCCAAAAAATCAGTTTTTGATTGCTGAGCTACTCTATATTCCTCCAGATATTCTCTAATACTAAGCCCTTTTGATTTAATGCATGATATTGCTACTTTCAAATCTAATGGAAAATAATTAAGTTCTTCTATTAACTCTGATATAAATTTATCTTGTGATTCATCTTCCCCTAAGGTTTTTCGAATAAATTCCTCGGCTTCTCCTTTTTTAAAATTACCCAACTTTATTTCTTCTATATCTTCTATTTCTTTTTTCCCATCCTTGTTAGAAGAAGTAATTAAAACGTAAGGTTTTTCTCTATTAGAAAAAACAGGAAAGCTTGATGGCAAAAAATTTTCAATCTCCTTATAACTAATAGCATTATCGAAAACAAACAAACTTTTTGTGTCTTGAAGATACTCATATACATCCTCGACAATAGATTTAATGTTTCTCTCTCTCCTTTGCTCACTTTTTATAGAAATTCCTAATCTTTCAGCCAACCTAAGAAATGAATTTGAAAGCTTGTTATATGACGAGGCATCTATCCACATAATCCTTGCCCAAGTACCCTTACGCCTTTCACTAAACCCATAGCCTCTAGCAAGTTCGCTTTTCCCTATTCCAGACTTCCCACTAATTAAGACTACTCGTGACATTTTTATTTCTTGACTACTACTGTGTAACCTTAGGTTCAAATTTTTTACCACCTCTTTTCTTTCAATGAAATTTTCTGGTATCTTGCCAAAACTATAGGAAAATTGACGCCTATCTTCATCTTGTTTTCTAAGATGTTCTTTTACATCTTCTATATCTTTCCTTTTCACAGGATCTTGTTCATTAATCTTCTTTAATATAAAACGAGCTAATTTTTCTTTTTTTTCATCATTTAAAATATGCACATATCTTTCTGTGGGTGCTTCACTGAATACATACTTTTGTTTTATCTCCTCCCACTTTCTTAACTCCCATTCAAAGGGAAGCCGATAGCCGTATTTTTCAGCACAGCTATATTCCTCTAGATTATGTTCCTCAGAATTATATTGATAATAATTAACAGTTTCATCTTCTTCTTTTTTCTTTATTCCTACCCATTCATACAATTCTGAGGTTAATAAACTTTCACTACTTTGCTCATCTTTTATTTCATATCCAGGACGCGTAAAATATCCTTTCTTTTTTGACTTACCTAGAACAACACCTTGTGTTATAAGATCAACAGAAAAGTCTTGTTCCTCAGAAGTTAAAAGGTAATTCATTGTTCTATGTACAGCATCTATTACTAACTTCTTAACTCTCCTATGATAAAAAGAGGGATTGATATCTACAACTTTTATGAATGGTTCCTCAAACCTGTGAAAAATTTCTAAGCCAGCTTTTACTAAAATCTCTCTCATTTCAGCTTTGTAGCAAGGTGTAGTTATTGTAAAAATATTTTTCGCTCCTTTCTTATGCCGTTTTCCTGTAACACAATGATTGATACTCTCATTAACTTTAACACTAAATAATTTTAGTGGACTTGCTGGAATAGTATTATTCAAAATAGAATTAAAGCTGGCTGAAGCTTTGCTTATTTTTTGTATATTTGAATCTGGTTCTGCCTCCTCAAAATATTTAGATAATTTTTCCTCGAATTCTTTAACAAAAGTCTTAACAAAAAAAGTTGCTTTTTCCACTACTTCATTATCTGTAAGACTTATAACATTGGCTGTATCATTCGATGCGCTATACCATACACTACCGCTGCTTATAGATGAAGATCTTGTTACTCCAAGACTCTCTTGACTTGGTCCACACTGAAGTTCTCCACTAGATAATCTATCTTCATGATCAAGACCTCCTTTTGCTCCTATTGTTGACTCATCATCTACATAATCCATTCGATCATCTGCTACTTGTTCTCCTGTATTTCCTTTACCTAACATAAAACCCCCTATATTTTAATATTCATACTTGATTATTTTACCGTAAATCTCTTTTCTGAAGATTGGTTTTAATATCTAATTAATTTGATTCTTATACAGTTGTACTAAACTGCTCTACAAATTTACTGTAGAAACCTCACGGTAACCCTAGGTAACTTTGATTGCTGAGTAGCAGTGTGTCTTTCTTTTGATTTCTTACTAAATTAAATACTTGCTTAAAAAAGTCAGGATTGCTTTCCGAATGATGTATATAATACAATGCATCTAACTCACATTCCATGTATTCATTACATTAAACTGTATTATAGCTAAAAAGATCTAGCAGAGCAAGAACTCTTTTACATGTTTGAGTATTTTATTTTAGTTTGTATTTTAAAACTAAAGCAGCTCAGTTTCATGTACTTTTATTTCTTTATCGACTGTTATTTTTCTTCTTCAATGCACCTGTGAGTAATGATAACGTGGCAATTAAAGCTTGTAAAGCAATTTTTATATAGCAAGATTCAGCTATTCAATAAAAAGATCGTGGCTAGACCAAAAAATATAAGAGCTGAGAGAATATCAGTTGTTGCTGATGTTAAGATTGAAGACGAAACAGCAGGATCGGATCTTAAACGATGAAGCATTATAGGAATAAAAGTGCCGATAAATGTTGCAATGATCGACATTGCAATCATAGAAACTACGAAAATGATCTCTACTTTTAAACTATGGAACCTTATTGCTAATACTACGAGCGAAATTGTAGATAAAATCACTCCATTTATAAGACCTATTAAAAATTCTTTCATCAGTATTCTTTTTGCATTTTGCTCAGTTAGATATTTTGTTGCAATTGCCCGGATAGTTAGTGTTACTGTTTGGGATCCTGCATTTCCGCTCATTGATGCAATTATTGGCATAATAATTGGTAGTACTATAAAACTTTCTATTACGTTATCGAAAAAGCCAACTACTATAGAACACATTGTTGCAGCTAAGAGGTTAAATAATAACCAAGGTAGCCTTTTAATTATAGTTTTATGTATAGGAGCATTTATATCAGATTTAGAAGATACACCGCTTATTTTAAGTACATCCTCTTCTGCTTCTTGCTGAACAATTTTGATTACATCTTCAATAAGGATTACACCGATAATTTTACCATTCTTATTTACTACTGGGGCTGATAATAGAGAGTAATCCTTAAATATTCTTGCTACTTCTTCTTGGTCCATTCCAGTTTTAATTATTTTTATATCTTGACTCATTATCTCTTTTATTATTGTTTCTCCTGAGTGAGATATTACCTTATTTAAGTTGAAACTACCTATAGGTTCTAATTTCGAGTTAATGATGAAGATTTGGTAAAATGTTTCCGGTATTTTTTTATAATTACGCAAGAATTCCATTAGCTGATTTATCGTCCAATAATATGGAGCTATAACCATATTTTTATGTATCAACCTTCCTGCACTTTCTTCTGGGTATGATAACAATTCCTCTACTAATTTTTGAGTTGCATTGGGTAAATAGTTAAGTATGTTTTCTATAGACTTTCTATCTAAATCTTTCACTATGGCTACTATGTCTTCTATATCAAGAAGCATTAGTAACTTTGCTGTATTTTCTATTCCCAATATTTCTATGACCTCTAATTGTAAATCTGGTACTACATGTACTAAGGCATCACTTAACAGACGTTGATCGAGGATATTAACTAATTTCTCCCTGTGATCACTGATCGAAGTAGATAAAAAATAAGCTAACTGAACGCTATCTATCGTTTTTACAATATTACGAACATTTTCTAATTCTTGATTATCGAGAGACTCTATTAAATCATCAATAGCCTTTTTGTCTAAACCATAATGAGAACTTGTTTTAATATTCATTACTTTACCTTATTTTTTTAATAAATATACACACTTGATTTTATTGAACATTCAAGTATAATAAAATTATTTTGAATTAACTATTATATGGTTAAATTTCTATTTTGTTTGCTGTTATTGTTAGTGATAATAAATATATTAAAGTCTAAAGTATAATGAAAACCCATCCAGAAATCCTTGAATACTTTCAAGGCTTAAATAAAAGTATTTCTCTTATCAGGAGGTGTCTTTGACATAGAAAGATCGAAGTTGCGTCTTGAAGAGCTGGATTCTCAAGCATCGAATGATAATCTGTGGCAAGACAATCAAAAAGCACAAGAAATTTTAAAAGAACGCTCTAAAATTAAGCATGAAATAGAATCGTTTTCAAAATTAGAAAGCGATTACAACGATGCTATCAGCTTGATGAAATCTGCTATTGATGAGAATGATGAAGAATTTTTTTCTGAAGTTGAAAATGAATTAGCCAAGCTAGAGAAATTAATCAAACTTAAAGAGACAGAATCCTTATTTACTGGTGAAGCAGATAATAATAACTGCTTTTTAGAAATCCACTCAGGAGCTGGTGGAACAGAGAGCAATGATTGGGCTGAGATGCTCATGCGCATGTATACAAGATGGGCAGAAATTTATCACAATTTTAAAGTTGAAGTTGTAGAAAAATTAGATGGTGATTCGGTTGGTATAAAATCTACAACAATAAAGATTATCGGAGAAAAAGCTTACGGGTGGGCAAAAAGCGAAAGTGGAGTTCATAGATTGGTTAGAATATCACCATTTGATGCAAATGGTAAACGTCATACCAGTTTTGCAAGTGTAGGAGTAACTCCAGTAATTGAAGATTCAATAAATATTGTTGTGGATGAAAAGGATTTAAAGATCGACACTTACCGTGCTTCTGGAGCCGGTGGTCAGCATGTAAATAAGACTGAAAGTGCGGTACGTATTACACATATTCCAACAGGCGTTGTAGTTCAATGCCAAAATGGTCGTTCTCAACATAAAAATAAAGATGAAGCACTTAAACTACTTAAAGGACGTTTATATCAAATTGAATTGGAAAAAAAAGAACAGAAAATGGCCGAAGAATATGGCAAGAAATGCGATATAGGTTGGGGCAGTCAGATCAGATCGTATGTTATGCATCCGTATCAAATGGTGAAGGATTTAAGGACTGGACATGAAGTTGGCAATATAAATTCCGTTTTTGATGGAAATATAGATTGTTTCATAGTTAGTGTATTGGAGTTAAAATGAGATTTATTAAAAAGCTAAGTTTTATGCTCTGCTAATAAGGGAAAAAGAAAACCAAAACCTATTGAGAAAAATGGAACAATTTTGTGAATATATCTATTATTCAAGTAGCTGATGAAAATGGCAACTCATTTCTTATGGGCACAAAAATGTAATATGAAGAGAAATCTTCGTACATTAAGTTGTAGCCGCGCAACGTCTGCCATTGATGATTATTTCACCTACTGTAACTGCTGCTAAAATAAAGCAGTAATAAACTTGTGTTAACAAAGAAATAGGTGAGACAGAAGCAATGCTACCTGCTAGCAGCAGCTGGGAACCATAAGGCAAAATGCCTTTTGTAACGCAAGCAAAAATGTCTAACAAGTATGCACT is from Wolbachia endosymbiont (group B) of Hofmannophila pseudospretella and encodes:
- the mgtE gene encoding magnesium transporter; protein product: MNIKTSSHYGLDKKAIDDLIESLDNQELENVRNIVKTIDSVQLAYFLSTSISDHREKLVNILDQRLLSDALVHVVPDLQLEVIEILGIENTAKLLMLLDIEDIVAIVKDLDRKSIENILNYLPNATQKLVEELLSYPEESAGRLIHKNMVIAPYYWTINQLMEFLRNYKKIPETFYQIFIINSKLEPIGSFNLNKVISHSGETIIKEIMSQDIKIIKTGMDQEEVARIFKDYSLLSAPVVNKNGKIIGVILIEDVIKIVQQEAEEDVLKISGVSSKSDINAPIHKTIIKRLPWLLFNLLAATMCSIVVGFFDNVIESFIVLPIIMPIIASMSGNAGSQTVTLTIRAIATKYLTEQNAKRILMKEFLIGLINGVILSTISLVVLAIRFHSLKVEIIFVVSMIAMSIIATFIGTFIPIMLHRLRSDPAVSSSILTSATTDILSALIFFGLATIFLLNS
- the prfB gene encoding peptide chain release factor 2 (programmed frameshift), which codes for MKTHPEILEYFQGLNKSISLIRGVFDIERSKLRLEELDSQASNDNLWQDNQKAQEILKERSKIKHEIESFSKLESDYNDAISLMKSAIDENDEEFFSEVENELAKLEKLIKLKETESLFTGEADNNNCFLEIHSGAGGTESNDWAEMLMRMYTRWAEIYHNFKVEVVEKLDGDSVGIKSTTIKIIGEKAYGWAKSESGVHRLVRISPFDANGKRHTSFASVGVTPVIEDSINIVVDEKDLKIDTYRASGAGGQHVNKTESAVRITHIPTGVVVQCQNGRSQHKNKDEALKLLKGRLYQIELEKKEQKMAEEYGKKCDIGWGSQIRSYVMHPYQMVKDLRTGHEVGNINSVFDGNIDCFIVSVLELK